The Vicia villosa cultivar HV-30 ecotype Madison, WI linkage group LG1, Vvil1.0, whole genome shotgun sequence genome includes a region encoding these proteins:
- the LOC131617814 gene encoding epsin-3-like: protein MGNLLLDQIKKQTTNFLLEKYKSARMTFTDVTGAELLAEEATNKEDCSPDAKTMTKIAEASFDLDEYWRIVDVLHRRLYNIDWDQWRQSYKALVLLEFMLTHGPIDFAREFQCDAEIIEELGNLTYIDKRGFNWGSRMQNLTNEILKLLQGGEALKEARLKALKITNEIQGFGSGSSLNSPTSTVSSPSSFSSDQLGSPGSSSFCSFSTNSSPKNVDEKHLWNGPAIEEILIDSDVDADDDDDFDGEDGKPKGFVSEICSKIIGGNNRGKIEFRCISDVGKKVPKKCYDRQYSLWF, encoded by the exons ATGGGTAATTTATTGCTAGATCAAATTAAAAAGCAGACAACAAATTTTCTACTAGAGAAATACAAATCTGCTAGGATGACATTTACAGATGTTACAGGAGCTGAATT GCTAGCTGAGGAAGCAACAAACAAAGAAGATTGCAGCCCTGATGCAAAAACAATGACAAAAATTGCTGAGGCATCTTTTGATCTTGATGAATATTGGAGAATTGTTGATGTTCTTCATAGAAG GTTGTACAATATTGATTGGGATCAATGGAGGCAATCTTACAAAGCATTAGTTCTTCTAGAATTCATGCTCACTCATGGTCCTATAGATTTTGCTCGAGAATTTCAATGTGATGCTGAAATTATTGAAGAACTAGGAAATTTGACTTATATCGACAAAAGAGG GTTTAACTGGGGAAGTAGAATGCAAAACCTAACTAATGAAATACTAAAGCTTTTGCAAGGTGGAGAAGCTCTAAAAGAGGCACGTTTGAAGGCACTGAAAATAACAAATGAAATACAAGGATTTGGAAGTGGAAGTTCATTGAACTCTCCAACATCAACAGTATCATCACCTAGTTCATTCTCTTCTGATCAATTAGGATCACCAGGATCTTCATCATTTTGCTCATTTTCTACCAATAGCAGTCCTAAGAATGTGGATGAAAAACACCTTTGGAATGGTCCAGCAATTGAAGAGATTTTGATTGATTCTGATGTTGAtgccgatgatgatgatgattttgatggAGAAGATGGAAAACCAAAAGGATTTGTAAGTGAAATATGTTCAAAGATTATTGGTGGTAATAATCGTGGAAAGATTGAATTTAGGTGCATTTCTGATGTTGGAAAGAAGGTTCCTAAAAAGTGTTATGATCGCCAATATTCACTTTGGTTTTAA